The Branchiostoma floridae strain S238N-H82 chromosome 8, Bfl_VNyyK, whole genome shotgun sequence genome has a segment encoding these proteins:
- the LOC118421610 gene encoding zinc finger protein 525-like yields MFQVQQNISVPVILVYPMAMPLPIVSTGQVTQQAQTTVTHSLTAQAQTNVQEKTHKCDQCDYSTSHPSNLNKHKNSQHADEKKTYTCGECEFTTTNGKHLSKHAKTHPGGKPFKCDQCDYRTTLKDRLNSHMRKHTGEKPYMCGECGYRTSQRGNLVTHMRGHVGDKPHKCDLCGHSVWRKKALDRHMAAHAAGREHFGPYNCDHCDFTTTKRRRFEAHLVRHTGVKPYKCDACDFSTIHRDSLKAHVAIHSGEGRYKCDQCDFSAAWKTTLDRHMAKHDGEKPFLCEKCGFRTARKCHLRRHLTTHSEDKPHKCDQCDFSTARKNHLDRHMLTHTGEKRFMCEECGYRTTDNYHLKRHIRRKHERETAEAVSV; encoded by the coding sequence atgtttcaagttcaacaaaacATATCGGTACCAGTAATACTGGTGTATCCTATGGCTATGCCTTTGCCCATTGTCAGTACAGGACAGGTAACCCAACAAGCTCAGACAACagtaactcactcactcacggcccaaGCCCAGACAAACGTACAAGAAAAAACTCACAAATGTGATCAATGTGACTATTCCACCTCCCATCCAAGCAATCTAAACAAGCACAAGAACAGTCAACATGCCGATGAGAAAAAAACGTACACGTGTGGGGAGTGCGAATTTACGACGACAAACGGAAAGCATCTGTCTAAACACGCAAAAACACACCCAGGTGGAAAACccttcaaatgtgaccagtgtgactatcgTACAACTTTAAAGGACAGATTAAACTCACACATGCGTAAGCACAcgggtgaaaaaccgtacatgtgtggggagtgcgggtaccgCACCTCTCAGAGAGGTAACCTGGTCACTCATATGAGGGGCCATGTAGGGGACAAACCACACAAGTGTGACTTGTGTGGCCATTCTGTTTGGCGAAAAAAAGCTTTAGACAGACACATGGCAGCGCATGCTGCAGGAAGGGAGCACTTCGGACCTTACAACTGTGACCACTGCGACTTCACTACAACAAAGAGAAGAAGGTTTGAAGCACACCTTGTtagacatacaggtgtgaaaccctacaagtgtgatgcCTGTGACTTTAGTACAATACATAGAGACAGTTTAAAAGCGCATGTCGCTATTCATTCAGGTGAGGGACgatacaagtgtgatcagtgtgacttttcCGCAGCATGGAAAACCACTTTAGATCGGCACATGGCAAAACATGATGGTGAGAAGCCCTTCTTGTGTGAAAAGTGCGGATTCCGGACGGCTCGGAAGTGTCATCTACGCCGACATCTGACGACCCACTCGGAGGATAAACctcacaagtgtgaccaatgtgactttTCCACCGCAAGGAAGAACCATCTAGACAGGCACATGCTGACACACACCGGGGAGAAACGCttcatgtgtgaggagtgtggcTACAGGACGACTGATAACTATCATCTAAAGCGGCACATAAGGAGAAAACATGAGAGAGAAACCGCTGAAGCAGTATCAGTGTGA
- the LOC118421576 gene encoding zinc finger protein 782-like, which yields MATAAASRLKQVEKRDGRGENLPRTHKCSVCDKQFSFLSKLKRHLRTHTGEKPFSCEECSKQFSLLDSLKRHMRTHTGEKPYRCEECSKQFSLLDSLKKHMRTHTGEKPYRCDECGQQFSELGRLKKHIRIHTGEKPYRCEECGRQFSLLCNLKIHMRSHTGEKPYWCEECSRQFSELGHLKKHRRTHTGEKPYRCEECSKKFSHAVTLKSHMRTHTGEKPYKCE from the coding sequence ATGGCAACCGCAGCTGCATCTCGTCTGAAACAAGTGGAGAAAAGGGATGGACGTGGAGAGAATCTTCCGcgtacccacaagtgcagcGTGTGTGAtaagcagttttcttttctcaGTAAGTTAAAACGACACCTGCGcacccacacaggtgagaaacccttcagtTGTGAGGaatgtagcaagcagttcagtttGCTGGATTCTCTGAAGAGGCATATGAGGAcgcacacaggggagaaaccctacagatgtgaggagtgcagcaagcagttcagtttGCTGGATTCTCTGAAGAagcatatgaggactcacactggcgaaaaaccctacagatgtgatgagtgtggccagcagttcagtgagctgggtcgTCTGAAGAAACATATACGGATTCATaccggagagaaaccttacagatgtgaggagtgtggcAGACAGTTTAGTTTGTTGTGTAATCTGAAGATACATATGCGGagtcacacaggggagaaaccgtactggtgtgaggagtgcagccgACAGTTTAGTGAGTTGGGTCATTTGAAGAAACACAGgcgaactcacactggggaaaagccatacagatgtgaggagtgcagcaaaaaGTTCAGTCATGCTGTTACTCTGAAGAgtcatatgaggactcatacaggtgagaagccatacaaatgtgagtag
- the LOC118421607 gene encoding zinc finger protein 239-like, with translation MATGAESLLKQDEGENSRGRDSPCPYKCSYCDKEFPFKSALDRHLRTHTGERPYHCDECRKGFSQRSNLKAHMRTHTDKEPYTCELCKKQCSKLSDLKKHIQTHTDEKPYRCEECNRQFSQLSDLKKHMRTHTGEKPNRCKECNRQFSQLSDLNRHMRTHTGERPYRCEECGRQFSQLAHLRRHIRIHTGEKPYRCEECGRQFSQLGDLKGHMRTHTGEKPFTCEICNKGFKLQGDRTTHMRFHTGETPYRCEQCSRQFATLSNLKRHVRTHTGEKPYLCEICNKSFILLSELRRHMRTHTGEKPYRCEDCGKRFSESGHRKRHMRTHK, from the coding sequence ATGGCAACCGGAGCTGAATCTCTTTTGAAACAAGACGAGGGAGAGAATAGCCGTGGGCGGGATTCCCCGTGTCCCTATAAGTGCAGCTATTGCGACAAGGAGTTCCCCTTCAAAAGTGCTCTGGACCGACAcctgcggactcacacgggtgagcgTCCGTACCATTGTGACGAATGTAGAAAAGGGTTTAGTCAACGGTCGAATTTGAAGGCacacatgaggactcatacTGATAAGGAACCATACACGTGTGAGCTGTGCAAGAAGCAGTGCAGTAAACTGAGTGACTTAAAGAAACACATCCAGACtcacactgatgagaaaccttacagatgtgaggagtgcaacaggcagttcagtcagctgagtgatctgaagaaacatatgagaactcacacgggTGAAAAACCCAACCGATGCAAGGAGTGCAAtcgacagttcagtcagctgagtgatctgaacagacacatgagaactcacacgggtgagagaccatacagatgtgaggagtgcggcaggcagttcagtcaacttGCTCACCTCAGACGACACATTAGAattcacacaggcgagaaaccctacaggtgtgaggaatgcggcagacagttcagtcagctgggtgatctgaagggtcacatgcggacacacactggcgagaaacctttCACGTGTGAGATTTGCAACAAAGGCTTTAAACTCCAAGGTGATCGGACGACCCACATGCGTTTTCACACAGGAGAAACACCGTACAGATGTGAGCAGTGTAGCCGACAATTCGCTACGCTGTCTAATCTGAAAAGGCACgtgagaactcacaccggtgaaaaaccgtacTTGTGTGAAATTTGCAACAAAAGCTTTATTCTGCTAAGTGAATTGAggagacacatgagaacccacacaggcgagaaaccatACAGGTGCGAGGATTGCGGTAAGCGGTTCAGTGAGTCGGGTCATCGAaagaggcacatgcggactcacaagTGA